In one window of Drosophila ananassae strain 14024-0371.13 chromosome XR, ASM1763931v2, whole genome shotgun sequence DNA:
- the LOC6498810 gene encoding uncharacterized protein LOC6498810: MSGEPTNKISGFSDLEKMDKDLQAAMEVEPKNLDLEEIGKQILEQPIEKQEIEAMEKVEILPMEEDFKLSEDDQLFSEPEILFEEEPPIGKAEMPEAPKPSKDGPKRSRYCPCSMPADEEIAAMSEDELLDFLIDVVVFFPEDMRRHLLPYALENLKSLSSRILLKLIRHMMEDCAPEGKLTILCNLGHCRRKTKSCNRMYKVNQRRQQLANQPVFGPSGSSNGNLVTINASGDRVEVPIPRKVAKSVTYSAQTCAKICAINCARVFIEALENNTLMLSPPNLPNMTAKNIAALSSQIVARLVAPKGAKSGAEGPDESEAEKMIKITAEDVAVVSADLLSQLGINIPTNNLKSMDITDEGVNRITSQLIAKLEALVAHNGATKNGAKHSASSAALDGATISPNGGGIDGGTPSNGGAKLSNGVGSSSGNGDGTLPNTDHSAFNTGESPAISYPQLSEEEADRISAAITAKITGQDSVKLSARLSARQTAKYFGTTTVEIAALNTSAETQAANYAAKVASQSSFDVHHIPKITAMVSARKAVTMAKLHWKKYGDRSGLLANLEKRNPMPRPRKIISTLIGGMQFRKRPHLEAVRRVTQGCVPHRMEKLAVTKVVYEVEDVADYIFDELCP, encoded by the exons atgaGTGGTGAGCCgacaaataaaatttccgGATTTTCAGATCTGGAGAAAATGG ACAAGGACCTGCAGGCTGCTATGGAGGTGGAGCCGAAAAACCTGGACCTGGAGGAAATCGGGAAGCAGATCCTGGAGCAGCCGATTGAGAAACAGGAAATAGAGGCCATGGAGAAGGTGGAGATCTTGCCCATGGAGGAGGACTTCAAGC TTTCAGAGGATGATCAGCTTTTTAGTGAGCCAGAGATACTTTTCGAAGAGGAACCCCCGATTGGCAAGGCCGAGATGCCAGAAGCTCCAAAGCCATCCAAAGACGGGCCGAAGAGGAGTCGCTACTGTCCCTGTTCCATGCCCGCTGACGAGGAGATTGCTGCCATGAGCGAGGACGAGTTATTGGACTTCCTCATCGATGTGGTGGTGTTCTTCCCGGAGGATATGCGCCGCCACCTCCTTCCGTACGCCCTGGAGAACCTCAAGAGCCTCAGCAGCCGCATCCTGCTGAAGCTCATCCGCCACATGATGGAGGACTGTGCGCCGGAGGGGAAGCTGACCATTCTGTGCAATCTGGGGCACTGCCGCCGCAAGACCAAGAGCTGCAATCGCATGTACAAGGTGAACCAGAGGCGCCAGCAGCTGGCCAACCAGCCGGTGTTCGGACCCTCTGGCTCTTCAAACGGCAATCTGGTGACCATCAACGCCTCCGGCGACCGCGTGGAAGTACCCATCCCGAGGAAAGTGGCCAAGAGTGTCACCTACAGTGCCCAGACCTGCGCCAAAATATGCGCCATCAACTGCGCCAGGGTCTTCATCGAGGCCCTTGAGAACAACACCCTCATGCTGTCACCCCCGAATCTTCCGAACATGACGGCCAAGAATATCGCCGCCCTGTCCTCCCAGATTGTCGCCAGACTGGTGGCTCCCAAGGGCGCCAAAAGTGGAGCCGAAGGCCCGGACGAAAGCGAGGCTGAGAAGATGATCAAAATAACTGCCGAGGATGTGGCCGTGGTCTCTGCGGATCTACTGTCCCAGCTGGGCATCAACATACCCACCAACAACCTCAAGTCTATGGATATAACCGACGAAGGTGTCAACAGGATTACCTCCCAGCTGATCGCCAAACTGGAGGCTCTAGTCGCCCATAATGGGGCTACCAAGAATGGCGCCAAACATAGTGCGTCGAGTGCCGCCCTAGATGGCGCCACAATTTCCCCAAATGGTGGTGGAATCGATGGAGGCACTCCTTCCAATGGCGGTGCAAAATTGAGTAACGGTGTGGGCAGTTCCAGCGGCAATGGCGATGGGACATTGCCCAACACCGATCATTCCGCTTTCAACACTGGAGAAAGTCCAGCCATTTCGTATCCCCAATTGtcagaagaagaagcagataGGATCTCGGCCGCCATCACAGCGAAAATCACAGGCCAGGATTCTGTGAAACTAAGCGCCCGACTAAGTGCCCGTCAAACAGCCAAGTACTTTGGCACTACTACCGTTGAAATAGCTGCCCTAAATACCTCTGCCGAGACTCAGGCCGCCAACTATGCCGCCAAAGTGGCATCGCAATCGTCCTTCGACGTCCACCACATTCCCAAGATAACGGCAATGGTGTCCGCTCGCAAGGCCGTCACTATGGCCAAACTGCACTGGAAGAAATACGGCGACAGAAGCGGGCTATTGGCCAATTTGGAGAAGCGGAATCCGATGCCGAGGCCGCGCAAGATCATCAGCACGTTGATCGGAGGGATGCAGTTCCGCAAGCGCCCCCACCTGGAGGCCGTCCGCCGGGTCACGCAGGGTTGTGTGCCACATCGCATGGAGAAGCTGGCCGTCACCAAGGTCGTCTACGAGGTCGAGGACGTcgccgactatatctttgACGAATTGTGCCCATAG
- the LOC6498809 gene encoding glycoprotein-N-acetylgalactosamine 3-beta-galactosyltransferase 1 isoform X2 yields MKSEYITLEQSIYPALGGGGRPNPGQKLTTTHLIILTLIVGTLLITLYGYWDVMMLTARATDPLTAELRNESLAEQLHREVRILCWVLTTPKYHKSRAVHVMRTWGKRCNKIYFMTSAPDDELPTVLLKKPDRYEVLWGKTKEAFTYLYEHKRDEADWFLKADDDTYVFLENMRYMLYPYPANTSIYFGFNYKMVGDHPKNETYMSGGSGYVLSREALRTFVEGVNDPEKCRQEDNNPEDVEMGKCLFNLGVKAGDSRDSRLRNRFYPVAPFGALLSGDVALDFWLYKYAYYNSRSIFQSVPGLPVGLSSGLPLREQQAALRL; encoded by the exons ATGAAGAGCGAGTACATAACACTGGAGCAGTCGATATATCCAGCGCTGGGCGGAGGAGGTAGACCCAATCCCGGCCAGAAACTGACCACCACCCATCTGATTATACTCACCCTGATCGTGGGGACCCTCCTAATAACTCTCTATGGCTACTGGGACGTCATGATGCTGACGGCTCGTGCCACGGATCCTCTTACGGCGGAGCTGAGGAACGAATCCCTCGCCGAGCAACTGCATCGCGAGGTGAGGATACTGTGCTGGGTCCTGACCACGCCCAAGTACCACAAATCGCGGGCGGTGCATGTGATGAGGACGTGGGGCAAGCGCTGCAATAAGATCTACTTCATGACCTCTGCCCCGGACGACGAGCTGCCCACTGTCCTGCTTAAGAAACCGGATCGGTATGAGGTTCTCTGGGGGAAGACCAAGGAGGCGTTCACTTACCTCTACGAGCACAAGCGGGATGAGGCCGACTGGTTCCTCAAGGCGGATGACGACAC CTATGTTTTTTTGGAGAATATGCGCTATATGTTGTATCCTTATCCCGCGAACACTTCCATTTATTTTGGTTTCAATTACAAAATGGTGGGAGACCACCCAAAGAATGAG ACCTATATGTCGGGGGGCAGTGGCTATGTGTTGTCCCGCGAAGCTCTCAGGACCTTTGTCGAGGGCGTGAATGATCCCGAAAAGTGCCGACAGGAGGACAATAACCCCGAGGACGTGGAAATGGGCAAGTGCCTCTTCAATCTCGGCGTCAAAGCCGGAGACTCTAGGGACAGTCGCCTCCGGAATCGATTCTATCCTGTGGCGCCCTTCGGAGCGCTACTCTCCGGGGATGTGGCCCTGGACTTTTGGCTCTACAAATATGCCTATTACAACTCACGATCG ATTTTTCAATCAGTGCCTGGACTGCCTGTCGGACTATCCAGTGGCCTTCCACTACGTGAGCAGCAGGCAGCTCTACGTCTATGA
- the LOC6502712 gene encoding general odorant-binding protein 57c has protein sequence MAVPRHSLVCLSFLLSFTICFAAEDCLKVYNLTSKKVESVPPSTPVSEVPHNIKCYSRCIIDEYFGDDDKIDLKRLENRARDDEKVILADCKQKYDDDSSDRCDYAYKIIQCLYLGRVN, from the exons ATGGCTGTTCCACGCCACTCCCTAGTCTGCCTTTCCTTTCTGCTCTCG TTTACAATATGCTTTGCTGCCGAAGACTGCTTGAAAGTCTATAACTTAACCAGCAAGAAAGTGGAAAGTGTCCCGCCTTCGACGCCAGTTTCCGAAGTTCCTCACAACATCAAGTGCTATAGCCGCTGCATAATCGATGAATACTTCGGGGATGATGACAAAATCGATCTGAAAAGGCTGGAGAACCGAGCCAGAGATGATGAGAAAGTTATTCTGGCGGATTGTAAACAGAAGTACGATGACGACAGCTCCGATCGCTGCGATTATGCCTACAAAATAATTCAATGCCTGTACTTGGGCAGAGTCAACTGA
- the LOC6498809 gene encoding glycoprotein-N-acetylgalactosamine 3-beta-galactosyltransferase 1 isoform X1 has product MKSEYITLEQSIYPALGGGGRPNPGQKLTTTHLIILTLIVGTLLITLYGYWDVMMLTARATDPLTAELRNESLAEQLHREVRILCWVLTTPKYHKSRAVHVMRTWGKRCNKIYFMTSAPDDELPTVLLKKPDRYEVLWGKTKEAFTYLYEHKRDEADWFLKADDDTYVFLENMRYMLYPYPANTSIYFGFNYKMVGDHPKNETYMSGGSGYVLSREALRTFVEGVNDPEKCRQEDNNPEDVEMGKCLFNLGVKAGDSRDSRLRNRFYPVAPFGALLSGDVALDFWLYKYAYYNSRSCLDCLSDYPVAFHYVSSRQLYVYDYFSYQLQLQLPGREVPEVLPKKLRDQDIVIPDGDNTVV; this is encoded by the exons ATGAAGAGCGAGTACATAACACTGGAGCAGTCGATATATCCAGCGCTGGGCGGAGGAGGTAGACCCAATCCCGGCCAGAAACTGACCACCACCCATCTGATTATACTCACCCTGATCGTGGGGACCCTCCTAATAACTCTCTATGGCTACTGGGACGTCATGATGCTGACGGCTCGTGCCACGGATCCTCTTACGGCGGAGCTGAGGAACGAATCCCTCGCCGAGCAACTGCATCGCGAGGTGAGGATACTGTGCTGGGTCCTGACCACGCCCAAGTACCACAAATCGCGGGCGGTGCATGTGATGAGGACGTGGGGCAAGCGCTGCAATAAGATCTACTTCATGACCTCTGCCCCGGACGACGAGCTGCCCACTGTCCTGCTTAAGAAACCGGATCGGTATGAGGTTCTCTGGGGGAAGACCAAGGAGGCGTTCACTTACCTCTACGAGCACAAGCGGGATGAGGCCGACTGGTTCCTCAAGGCGGATGACGACAC CTATGTTTTTTTGGAGAATATGCGCTATATGTTGTATCCTTATCCCGCGAACACTTCCATTTATTTTGGTTTCAATTACAAAATGGTGGGAGACCACCCAAAGAATGAG ACCTATATGTCGGGGGGCAGTGGCTATGTGTTGTCCCGCGAAGCTCTCAGGACCTTTGTCGAGGGCGTGAATGATCCCGAAAAGTGCCGACAGGAGGACAATAACCCCGAGGACGTGGAAATGGGCAAGTGCCTCTTCAATCTCGGCGTCAAAGCCGGAGACTCTAGGGACAGTCGCCTCCGGAATCGATTCTATCCTGTGGCGCCCTTCGGAGCGCTACTCTCCGGGGATGTGGCCCTGGACTTTTGGCTCTACAAATATGCCTATTACAACTCACGATCG TGCCTGGACTGCCTGTCGGACTATCCAGTGGCCTTCCACTACGTGAGCAGCAGGCAGCTCTACGTCTATGACTACTTCAGCtaccagctccagctccagctgccAGGACGCGAAGTGCCGGAGGTGTTGCCCAAGAAGCTCCGCGACCAGGACATCGTGATACCAGATGGTGACAATACCGTAGTTTAG